In the Drosophila biarmipes strain raj3 chromosome X, RU_DBia_V1.1, whole genome shotgun sequence genome, one interval contains:
- the LOC122818614 gene encoding GATA zinc finger domain-containing protein 14 yields the protein MNAQQPLILEQPPKASSVVVVAPAVVAAADLEAAARAEAATEPSATPESNSNSNSSAQLNGGSHEEQRVSNGNHGCRRIGQAELDQPDREDEGEQVQDVVANKLTIIKTPLNKTLLKKCNTNGSLQLPHSGNNGNSNNNSSRNSNNNNSAASDDVDGACDSGLQGGNSNEQEPFANNDRHHHIYHHHHHHYHHHHGGDKGDVAGGDVASSSSADLSTQVKEEARALDNDNHLKAGTGAGGAAGAATPAPEAGGAGAAAATTGTCNPSKCNKCNSHNNNSSCNNNNNTISNNNNNNSNNTINNNTSNNTNNNNNNHYNNYNNYYKKKSRMPPICLHEREKKRKSALNWSNPQLAKKTRLCIRKRQTRTEPTPQSTQPTQPTLPKTQKPKNHPLECILPLPLQLCAAAQKAV from the exons ATGAATGCCCAGCAGCCGCTGATCCTGGAGCAGCCACCCAAGGCCAGCAGTGTTGTTGTCGTTGCCCCAGCAGTTGTGGCAGCTGCGGATCTAGAGGCGGCAGCGCGAGCGGAAGCGGCAACGGAGCCATCGGCCACCCCGGAATCCAACTCGAACTCGAACTCCAGCGCCCAGCTGAATGGTGGCTCCCACGAAGAGCAGCGGGTCAGTAATGGCAACCACGGCTGCCGGCGGATCGGCCAGGCGGAGCTGGATCAGCCCGACCGGGAGGACGAGGGCGAGCAGGTCCAGGATGTGGTGGCCAACAAGCTGACCATCATCAAGACGCCGCTAAACAAGACGCTGCTCAAGAAGTGCAACACCAATGGCAGCCTGCAACTGCCGCACAGTGGCAACaatggcaacagcaacaacaatagcagtcggaacagcaacaacaacaacagtgcGGCCAGCGACGACGTCGACGGCGCCTGCGATTCCGGTTTGCAAGGCGGAAATAGCAATGAACAAGAACCATTTGCCAACAACGATCGCCATCATCACATttaccaccaccaccaccatcacTATCATCATCACCATGGCGGCGACAAGGGCGATGTTGCCGGTGGCGATGTGGCATCCTCATCCTCCGCGGACCTGAGCACGCAGGTCAAGGAGGAGGCCCGGGCGCTGGACAATGACAATCATCTGAAGGCAGGAACAGGGGCaggaggagctgcaggagcAGCCACACCTGCCCCAGAGGCaggcggagcaggagcagcagctgccacAACGGGCACTTGCAATCCCAGCAAGTGCAACAAGTGCAATtcgcacaacaacaacagcagctgcaacaacaacaacaataccatcagcaacaacaacaacaacaacagcaacaatacGATTAACAATAATACGAGCAACAataccaacaacaacaacaataaccatTACAACAATTACAATAACTATTATAAGAAAAAGTCTCGAATGCCGCCCATTTGCC TCCAcgaaagagaaaaaaaacgaaaaagcgCACTAAACTGGAGCAACCCACAATTGGCCAAGAAAACAAGACTTTGTATTCGAAAAAGACAGACCAGAACCGAACCCACCCCCCAGAGCACCCAGCCAACCCAGCCAACCCtaccaaaaacccaaaaacccaaaaaccaCCCACTGGAATGCATtctgccgctgccactgcaACTCTGCGCTGCAGCCCAAAAGGCAGTCTAG